Genomic DNA from Alicyclobacillus fastidiosus:
GCGCCAAGAATCCGGATCGGTCGTGACGCTCGAACGGAGTCTGACCAAAAAGACTGCACCCAATCTCTCCGACGAAGATGGGCGTAAGGCCACGGGACAAGCGGAGCTCGTGGCTCGGTTCCCCGAGCTCAGGCAGGTGGAACAGTTGCTGTATGAGACTTTTTTCACTCTCCAATTGGCCGATTTAGTGGCGTTCTCCGATAAACCTAACGCGCTCATCTCGCAGTTATTCGGATTGCGGGCGCTGCTCGTCAATCCCTACGCGCTCGAAGAGGCGGTCGAGAAGTCGGCCTTGGAGGTCTACAATCCGCACCGCAGGGCGAGTCGGCCCCGTTTAAATCAGGCTCTGCGCGCTTGGCGTGAGGTCAAGGGGGCACTTCAGGCCTCGCCGGATCAAGCCGCTTGGTATCGCCATGCGAAGCTCCGCCGGGAAGAACTCGCCGGTCGTTTGGAGGACGAGCGGCAGGCCTTGCAAGCAGTCGGAGCAGAGCTTGACTTGGTCGAGCGCGCGGCTTCCCTGCGCCCAACGGTGCTGGAATTGCTCGAAGTGGAAGCCGGCATGGCGGCCCTCGGGGCGGTTCCAGGAGGACACTACGACACGTGGGCACAGGTCCCCTTCTGGCGACGTCGCATCGCGGAACTCGCAGGGGAGCGCAACCGAGCGGCGGATCAAATTGCGCGCTTGGAGAGCGACATCCGCCATTTGGCGAAGACGGCATCCCAGGCCGAACTTCGCGGTGATGTGCAGGCGTGGCGCTTGCGCGCACAGGAGTTGCAGACGAGCGTTCAGCAGTGGGAGGACGCAGTGAAACGCTCCCTTCACGCGAAGGATGAGGGCGCGAAGGCGCTTCGCGGCATCCCCCACGCCTTCGACTCCGTGGGGATGGCACGGTTGGCCGAGCTCACTGCGGCAGGGGAGCTCATTCGGGAAGCCAAGGCGTATGAGCAGGCGGTGTCGACGCGTTCGGAGGCCGCCCGCCAACTGCAAGTTGCACTCAGCTGGGAAGCGGAGCAGCGCCAGTCCTTGGAGGCGCAAGCTCGATTGGCGTCTGCGAGCGAACAGGATGCCAGGGCGGCCATCGAGGCGCAGGACGTCGAACTGCGCGACCTCGAACACGGGTATCGCAAGGACTTCGAACGACTGCTCGACTGGCGCGATGCTGCATCAAGCCGATCGCAGCCCGTTGGGCGGGTGTCGCCAATGGCGCGTTCGATCCGGCCCCTAATCGTCTTGGTCAGCGCTGCAGGTGTCGCGGTGGAAGCCGCGTCGCACCAGTTTTTCGCAGCGGGCATCCTCGCCGTCGCGTTCGTCTTGTCGCTCGTTTCAGCGCTTTCCGGATTGCGGTCGGCAAAGGCGGGGGCTATGCGGAATCAGGCGCAGCCACCCTATTTGACGCGGTGGAAGGGTGCTGTCGAGAAAGGCTCGGTCGATGCGATTCTTGAGCAGATCTCGAGAAAGATCCAGGAAGTGGAATTGCAACGCCGACATCTCGAGCGCACAAAATCGCTCTTGCGAGATTACGAGGAGGCCATCTACCGACGCCGACTCTGTGAGTCGGAGTGCGCTGCGGCGCTCAAAACAGAGCGCGAGGTCGAGTCGTCGTACCAAGCGTCGCTCGACGGCGTTCATCTGACAGGTGGTCTCTGGACAAGTGCTGAACTCGTTCAGTTTGCCGAGTCCGCTCGTGCGCGGTTGCACTGGCAGAGTGTGCAGGACGGGGCGGAGCAAGTGCTGAAAGAAGCCTCGGAGCGCGTGGTGAAGGAACTTCTGACGCTGCAGGTGTGGATCTCAGAGCGCGAGATCCTGAACGAGCCAGACCTCGAGCGCGCCGTCAGCTATGCGCTTTCCCACAGGGATTCGACTTCGGCGGCGCAATCTGCCATCGCCAGTCTGCTTCAGGTCTTGGCGCGGCGGGAACAGATGATTGAACAGGCGTTGCAGGACGCCGTGACCTGTGAAGGCCTGAAGGAGAAGCGCGAAGCGCTCGTGTCCGAGGTCGAGCGGATGGACTTGGAGATCGCATCATGCCAGCAGAGCGTAGAGCGGGTTTATCGCGAACTCGGCATTGTCGTGCCGGAGGATTTCGATCTCTCCATGGAACGCGAGACGGCGCGGCGAAGGTTGCAACAACGGCGCGAGCGCCTGCTGCAGGCGCTCGTCGTTGAGTGCACCGGCGAGCGACGGGCGTTTCGCGTTGTGCAAAAGGCGTCGCAATCCTCGCTTGCGGCGTTACATGCCGAGGTGTCGTCTTTGCGCGATACGTTCGAGCGCAGGGGAGAAACAGTCGAGTCGCTTCAAGAAGAACTTTGGGCCATCGACCGCTCGCTCGAGGAGAGTCAACTTGGGCTCGCGGGGGACGGCCTGCGCTGGCAAGCACAACAGCTTGAGGGCGAAATTGTAGAGCTGAAACAGAACTTTGCAGCGATGGCGATCGTCAAGTCACTCAGCGTTCGCGCGAGAGTGGCTGTCGAGTCCGAACAATCGTCACCGCTTCTCGCCAAGGCGTCCGAATACTTGGCGGACATCACCGCCAACCGGTACCCGCTGTTGCGCGTGCCGCTCGGATCGGATGGGTTGCAGCACGTCTATCTCGTGAACGGTGAAGGACAAACGTTTGCGATGACCGAGGTGTCTCGGGGGACCCGCGAGCAGGTGTACCTCGCGTTGCGGCTGGCGGTGATTCGCCAGTATCGCGAACAAGGGATTATCCTTCCAGTGGTCCTCGACGACCCACTGGTCAACTTCGACGACGATCGCGCGCAAAGGGTGATGGACCTGCTCGTCGAAGAGAGTAGACAGCAACCGATCATCTACCTGACTTGTCACGAGCGCCTGTTGTCCGACGTGCAGTCGCGAGCAGGCGTGCACTTGATTTCGATGAAATAAGAGAGCGAGGAATGCGGTTTGACCGACGTACGGTTTTGGCTGGGGCCGACGGGGAGTGGGAAATCTCAAACCATCGTGCGAGAACTGCGACAGGCGACGGAGCGAACCCCCATCGGCTCGACGCTGTTTTGGGTGGTCCCTGACGATGTGGCGTTTGCTGCTGAACAGATGCTCATGGAGCAGATTCCGTCGACACTGCGCTGTGAGGTCATCACACTGCCGCGCCTGGCCGATAGAATTCGCCGCGCAGCGGGCGGCAATGACGAGCAGCCGATCAACGCTTCTGGTAAGCAACTGCTCTTTGCTGCTGTCTACCGCGAATTGCGCGATTCGCTAGGGCCTCTCAAGCGAGCAGAGGCCAATACCGGCTTCCATCACATGGTGCTCGACACATTCGACGAGATGTCGCAATATCGGGTAAATCTGTCGGCACTCGAGGGTGCGCTGGAATCCGCTGCAGCTTCACTCGACGTCAGCGTACCAAGGGCTCAAATGTCCGTAGGGAAATCCCTCATCGGGAAGCTGCGCGACCTCTGTGTGCTGTACATTCGATACAGGGAGCGCCTCGCGGAAAAAGGCTTTTTCGATCCGGCGTTGGCCTTCACGAGCGCTGCGGAATCGGTGAGCGACGTACCTTTCGTCGCCGAGTCCACCTTTTATTTTGATGGATTCCACACTATCACTCCGGAACAGGTTGAACTCATGGCGGAAATAGCGCGCTGCGCCACGCAGTGTACGTTTACCTTTCCGCTGGCGGAGGTCTGGAATCCGGACGAGGCGGCACTGGCCCAAGCGAGTGCACAGTGGCCACAGTCCGATCCGCTCGCCCGCTGGCTGCAAGACTTTGAGCAGGAACGCGACGGAGGTCTGCCGGGCGTCGCGTATAGCGCATTCCAATTGTCAGCTTGTCTGTTGCACAACGGCGTGCAGTGGACCTGCACGACCATGGATACAAACGTGCAAGAGCCGTCTTCGTCATCGGCCTTGGAAGCGGTGTTTCGAGGCAGTGAGGTCATCCGGCTAAACGGCCTCGCAGACGCCGTAGGCGTATGGGAAGCGGAGGATGACGAGTCGGAGGCGTACGCGTTGGCCGACGACATCTTGCGTCTCGTCGAGCAACAGGGCGTGTCCTTTCGCGATATCGCGATACTAGTGCCCGCGTTGAACGAGGATGGGAATCGGCTCCACGAAGTGCTACAGAGATACGATATCCCGCACTCGATGGATACGTTTCCGCCACTGGCCGCGCACGCCTTGGGGAGGTTTATTCTCGCATCGCTACGGGCAGTGATCGAAGATCTGTCCACCGATTCGATGGCGCGCCTGTTGCGAACGGAATTCCACGGAATCGACCAAGCGACGGTCGACTGGTTTGACATGTACTTGCGTTCCTGCGGCGTCGCGTCCGCAGCGTTTTGGTTTCAAGACGAGGACTGGTCGTTTCTTCAACAACAGGCGGATGAACAGCAGATGGCGCGTGCGAAGCGGGATGACGAACGGGCCAATCGCGTCCGGAAGTCTATCGCCTCGTTTTTACGGCCGTTCTACGACGCGTTGTGCGACGAGATCTTGACGCCGCTCGCCTTTGCGCAGGCGCTGTGGCAGTTGCTTACCGCCGTCGACGCGAAATCGGCGATCGCGGAATCGGTCGTCCGGGAGGATGTCGATAACAATCCACTGCAGGCGAGCCAACATGAGCAGGCTTGGCAACTCACAATCGGCCTCCTGAACGATCTCGCTTCTGTGTACGCCGATGCACAGTTCGTTCGCGAGGATCTGTTTGAACTGGTGACGAGTGCCTTGCTCGACGAGAAGCAATCTACCATTCCAAGCGGTCTCGACGAAGTCCTCATCCGCCCGTACGCGCATGCGCACGGTTGGATGCGCCCATACGTGTTCATCCTCGGGGCGTCCGATCACGCACTGCCGGCTAAAGTCCAGTCGACTGGGTTGTTGCAAGATGAGGAACGAGAGATGTTCGCACAGCTCTTCGGCATTCCGATTGGGTTTACCGCACAGGAGTTGATGGCGGTGGCCCAGCTTACGCCATACATGCTGTTCACGCGCGCGACGCGGCGCTTGATCATCAGCTTCTCCCGGACGCGAGGAGGGGGGGAGCAGCGACTGTCGCCGTATGTGACCCGGATCTGTCAGGCGTGTGACGTGCAGCCGCAGCGCGTCGCGACGGTGGGCGAAGAAGAGTTGCAGTCGCGAAGCGGCGATGACGCCTTGGTCATGCGCTCGTCAGTAGCACTCGATTTGGTCGTTCAACTCCTCTCACAGGCGAAACACAGCGGCGATCAGGCTGTGCTCGCCCGCGCTGACCTGGCGGACATCGCCGCGTGGTTTCGCGCGACAGAGGATCGCAAGGACCGATTGGACCGCGCTGTCGCAGGGCTGTATCACGGGTTGCCAACAGGCGTTATCGATCGCGCGTTGGCTCGCCGGCTCTATGGCGCACCCTTGGTGACGAGTGTCCATCGACTGGAGACCTATGCAGTCTGTCCGTATCAATACTTTGTTCGCTTTGGATTGCGGGTGGAGCCAGACATGCAGCGGGCCGCGCAGGCGGCTGAGGTCGGGAATCTCCTTCACGACACCGTCTTTGAGCTAGCAGACCTACACCGCCGTCAGGTTGTACGGTTTGATCGGCTATCGCGCTCTGACATGATTGAACTTGCTGAACGCGTCTTTGCAGAGAAGCTGCTCGAGAGTCGCCACATGGCGTTTCAGAGTGGGATTCGGGGCGCTCGTGCAGAGGACTTGCGAAACTACCTTCAAGCCATCGCAGAGGCGTTGTGGCTGCAGGCGACGAGCGGATCCTACGAGCCCTGCCAGTTGGAGTGGTCGTTCGGCATGCCAGACGATGAGGCGCCTGCATTTGTGGTCGATCTCCCAAATGGCGAGCAGGTGTTCATTCGCGGCCGGGTGGACAGGCTCGACCTGTACGAGGACGGGGACACGACTTGGTTTCGGATTTTTGATTACAAGAGTGGCAGCAGCTACAAACTCGATGCCACGCGCATGTTTTATGGCCTTCAACTCCAGCTCATGGTGTACCTCGCCGTGGTACAGGCGAGTTTGGCGGAGCAGGGCAAGCGACCGCGGCCCGCTGGCGCCTTTTACATGCCCTTGCTGCGCCTCCCGGGGATCTCCGAAGTGCCGCAAGCGGATGACGTGGCGCAGGCTGAACTGCGCAAGGCATACCGACCTGAAGGGTACTTGAATGCTGATGCGCGCGCGATTTCCGCCATGGACCGAAATCTGCCGGGGGCCAAGTCGGAACTGTTTGGCGACCTGTACAAAAAGGATGGTGCACTCCGGCAGACGGCGAAGGTGTGGACGGACGACGAGTGGGATGCGGCGGTCGACTTCACGCTGAACTCCGTTCGGGACATCGCCACACAGCTGGGCGAGGGCAACATTCCGGTGCGGCCTTATGTCTATGCCCACAACGACAGAGGGTGCACGCATTGCGCATTCAAGGCCGTATGTCACTTTGAGCCGATGGACCACACAAGTGCGTACCGCGTATTGACGTCGAAGCGTTTTACCGACATCGTCCACAGAAGCGTCGAGGAGAGTGAATCACGATGAAATGGTCAGTGGCACAGGCGCGCGCCATCGCGACGACGGACAGAAATCTCATTGTCTCCGCAGGCGCTGGGTCTGGTAAAACCGCAGTGCTCGTCGAACGCGTCCTCCACCTGCTCGAGGTCGACAAAGATCTTAACGTGGACAATATCTTGGTGATGACGTTTACGGAGGCGGCCGCTGGGGAGATGCGTCAGCGCATCGCCGCGCGCTTGGAGGAGCGCATGGATGAGTACAAGCTCACGGGACATTCGGCCCAGGCACAGCGCTTGCGGCGTCAGTCGTCGTCGCTCTGGCAAGCTCAGATCTCGACGATTCACAGCTTCTGTCTCGAAGTGGTGCGGCAGAACCTCTTATATCTCGAATTGCCACCTGACTTCCGGCTGCTCGACGCGAATGAACAGAGCTTGTTGCTCTTCAGCGCGGTGGACGAGAGCATCGAGGCGGCACTGACTGGTCCTTCTGCGGCCGCTGTGCGGGATATGATGATCGCGCTGCGCCTCGCCGACGCCCGGACGCTCGGTCAGATGCTCGTTCGGCTATACCATTTGGCCAATAGCCAGGTTGAGCCGGCAGACTGGCTGAACGACGTCGCGAATGCCTACCCCGACAGCTATCGGGCGTGGAATGAAACGGCGTTTTCCGCTGCCTTTCAGAACTGGGTGCGTCAACATCTCGAGATGGCGCAGAAATACTTCAAACTTGCGTACGAGTTGGCGGAACCGATTCCGGAACTGGAGAAGTACACGGAGTGGCTGAGGGAAGCGATGAACTGTGTCGAGGCGGCAAGAGGCGCGTTGACAGACGGCGGAATCGACTTTGCGAAACTGTCTGCGAGTGTCCATCTGTGGACGGCGCCAAAGTCGGTGCGAAGTTCCTATAAAGGTCCAGAATTGCAACAGGTCAAAGCGCTTCGCGACGAGGGGAACGACAGTATGAACGCCATCGCTCCTGTCCTCTCCCGCGGTGTCGAAGCGCTATCGGACGACCTCGTGCGACTTTCGCCGCACATCCGCACGCTTGTGCGTCTCGTAGAAGAGCTGATGGGGGCGGTCCGGGCGAAAAAACAGCGCGAAGGCGTGATCGACTTTCAGGACTTGGAACACCTGGCGTTTCGCGCGCTGTCGGACGCCCAGACGGGTGCCTTGTACCGACTGAAAGAACGATATCGCCACGCGTTCGTGGACGAGTACCAGGATACGAGTCCGATTCAAGACGCCATCGTCGATCTCGTCACCGCAGAAGCGGACAACCTGTTTGCGGTCGGCGATGTGAAGCAGAGTATCTATCGGTTCCGCATGGCTGAACCGGGTCTGTTTCTCGAGCGCTACCACAGGTACCAACGCGACGACGGTGGAATGGCCATCGATCTGACGGAAAACTATCGCAGTCGCGACGCCATCGTCCACTTTGTCAACTTCGCGTTTGGGCAGCTGTTCAGTCGGGAGACCACTGGCTTCGCGTACGACGACCGCGCGCGGATGCAAGTCGGAGCGACCTACCCACCGGCACAGCCGTCGTCTCCGCTCGTCGAGGTCCACTTTCTAGACCGGTCTTCGTCGATCGCGAAGGACGGAATGGACGAGCCGCCAGGGGCCGCCCCATTCGAGGACGTCGAGGTCTCTGCCTTAGAGCGTGAGGCGCGCGTCGTCGCCAAGCGAATTCAGGAAATGATGGCCACAGAGTTGGTCCACGTGTGGGACAAGAAGAGCGGGGCGAACCGACCGCTCGCGTACGGTGATATCGCGGTGCTGTTGCGGTCTGGTCGGGGGGCCTTGAACACGGTTGTCGACGTGCTGCAAGCCGCCGGAATCCCTGTGTCGGCGACCACCTCGACAGGATTCTTCGAGGCGCTCGAGGTGCAGTGGCTGATCTCGTGTCTGTTCGTCATCGACAATCCCCGAGACGATCTCCGATTGGTGACGCTCCTCCGCTCTCCGTTCGTCGGATGGGACGAGAATATGCTCGCTCTCGTTCGATTGGCGTCTCGCGGCGCGATGT
This window encodes:
- a CDS encoding AAA family ATPase encodes the protein MRLQALRIDHFGPYHNQTWTFHSHGFHILFGPNEAGKSSLLAAIRGGLFGNARLAEGTAHARPGAHVGMQLRQESGSVVTLERSLTKKTAPNLSDEDGRKATGQAELVARFPELRQVEQLLYETFFTLQLADLVAFSDKPNALISQLFGLRALLVNPYALEEAVEKSALEVYNPHRRASRPRLNQALRAWREVKGALQASPDQAAWYRHAKLRREELAGRLEDERQALQAVGAELDLVERAASLRPTVLELLEVEAGMAALGAVPGGHYDTWAQVPFWRRRIAELAGERNRAADQIARLESDIRHLAKTASQAELRGDVQAWRLRAQELQTSVQQWEDAVKRSLHAKDEGAKALRGIPHAFDSVGMARLAELTAAGELIREAKAYEQAVSTRSEAARQLQVALSWEAEQRQSLEAQARLASASEQDARAAIEAQDVELRDLEHGYRKDFERLLDWRDAASSRSQPVGRVSPMARSIRPLIVLVSAAGVAVEAASHQFFAAGILAVAFVLSLVSALSGLRSAKAGAMRNQAQPPYLTRWKGAVEKGSVDAILEQISRKIQEVELQRRHLERTKSLLRDYEEAIYRRRLCESECAAALKTEREVESSYQASLDGVHLTGGLWTSAELVQFAESARARLHWQSVQDGAEQVLKEASERVVKELLTLQVWISEREILNEPDLERAVSYALSHRDSTSAAQSAIASLLQVLARREQMIEQALQDAVTCEGLKEKREALVSEVERMDLEIASCQQSVERVYRELGIVVPEDFDLSMERETARRRLQQRRERLLQALVVECTGERRAFRVVQKASQSSLAALHAEVSSLRDTFERRGETVESLQEELWAIDRSLEESQLGLAGDGLRWQAQQLEGEIVELKQNFAAMAIVKSLSVRARVAVESEQSSPLLAKASEYLADITANRYPLLRVPLGSDGLQHVYLVNGEGQTFAMTEVSRGTREQVYLALRLAVIRQYREQGIILPVVLDDPLVNFDDDRAQRVMDLLVEESRQQPIIYLTCHERLLSDVQSRAGVHLISMK
- a CDS encoding PD-(D/E)XK nuclease family protein, encoding MTDVRFWLGPTGSGKSQTIVRELRQATERTPIGSTLFWVVPDDVAFAAEQMLMEQIPSTLRCEVITLPRLADRIRRAAGGNDEQPINASGKQLLFAAVYRELRDSLGPLKRAEANTGFHHMVLDTFDEMSQYRVNLSALEGALESAAASLDVSVPRAQMSVGKSLIGKLRDLCVLYIRYRERLAEKGFFDPALAFTSAAESVSDVPFVAESTFYFDGFHTITPEQVELMAEIARCATQCTFTFPLAEVWNPDEAALAQASAQWPQSDPLARWLQDFEQERDGGLPGVAYSAFQLSACLLHNGVQWTCTTMDTNVQEPSSSSALEAVFRGSEVIRLNGLADAVGVWEAEDDESEAYALADDILRLVEQQGVSFRDIAILVPALNEDGNRLHEVLQRYDIPHSMDTFPPLAAHALGRFILASLRAVIEDLSTDSMARLLRTEFHGIDQATVDWFDMYLRSCGVASAAFWFQDEDWSFLQQQADEQQMARAKRDDERANRVRKSIASFLRPFYDALCDEILTPLAFAQALWQLLTAVDAKSAIAESVVREDVDNNPLQASQHEQAWQLTIGLLNDLASVYADAQFVREDLFELVTSALLDEKQSTIPSGLDEVLIRPYAHAHGWMRPYVFILGASDHALPAKVQSTGLLQDEEREMFAQLFGIPIGFTAQELMAVAQLTPYMLFTRATRRLIISFSRTRGGGEQRLSPYVTRICQACDVQPQRVATVGEEELQSRSGDDALVMRSSVALDLVVQLLSQAKHSGDQAVLARADLADIAAWFRATEDRKDRLDRAVAGLYHGLPTGVIDRALARRLYGAPLVTSVHRLETYAVCPYQYFVRFGLRVEPDMQRAAQAAEVGNLLHDTVFELADLHRRQVVRFDRLSRSDMIELAERVFAEKLLESRHMAFQSGIRGARAEDLRNYLQAIAEALWLQATSGSYEPCQLEWSFGMPDDEAPAFVVDLPNGEQVFIRGRVDRLDLYEDGDTTWFRIFDYKSGSSYKLDATRMFYGLQLQLMVYLAVVQASLAEQGKRPRPAGAFYMPLLRLPGISEVPQADDVAQAELRKAYRPEGYLNADARAISAMDRNLPGAKSELFGDLYKKDGALRQTAKVWTDDEWDAAVDFTLNSVRDIATQLGEGNIPVRPYVYAHNDRGCTHCAFKAVCHFEPMDHTSAYRVLTSKRFTDIVHRSVEESESR
- the addA gene encoding helicase-exonuclease AddAB subunit AddA, with the protein product MKWSVAQARAIATTDRNLIVSAGAGSGKTAVLVERVLHLLEVDKDLNVDNILVMTFTEAAAGEMRQRIAARLEERMDEYKLTGHSAQAQRLRRQSSSLWQAQISTIHSFCLEVVRQNLLYLELPPDFRLLDANEQSLLLFSAVDESIEAALTGPSAAAVRDMMIALRLADARTLGQMLVRLYHLANSQVEPADWLNDVANAYPDSYRAWNETAFSAAFQNWVRQHLEMAQKYFKLAYELAEPIPELEKYTEWLREAMNCVEAARGALTDGGIDFAKLSASVHLWTAPKSVRSSYKGPELQQVKALRDEGNDSMNAIAPVLSRGVEALSDDLVRLSPHIRTLVRLVEELMGAVRAKKQREGVIDFQDLEHLAFRALSDAQTGALYRLKERYRHAFVDEYQDTSPIQDAIVDLVTAEADNLFAVGDVKQSIYRFRMAEPGLFLERYHRYQRDDGGMAIDLTENYRSRDAIVHFVNFAFGQLFSRETTGFAYDDRARMQVGATYPPAQPSSPLVEVHFLDRSSSIAKDGMDEPPGAAPFEDVEVSALEREARVVAKRIQEMMATELVHVWDKKSGANRPLAYGDIAVLLRSGRGALNTVVDVLQAAGIPVSATTSTGFFEALEVQWLISCLFVIDNPRDDLRLVTLLRSPFVGWDENMLALVRLASRGAMWDGVRRIASGEGTPDDGGGAPSAQDVQAQTRAKEFMAQLSAWRAYAREVGVVDTLRRVMEDVDFLRYVRGMSRGKIRRANVQKLLQLARSYDERTGYGGIYGFLQQWQQEDDANLDLGAANVSEPDAVQVMTIHRSKGLEYPVVFVVDLGKQFRLTQDILYLNRAYGIGAVAYDPSTHQRWRTVSSISVAYAERQETLAEEARVLYVAFTRARERLIVVGSVQNLARQANKAVYAHDLEQAKLLSGAFMNAKSFMDWMLPLMLRHPAAGALHKLVDPDAWDGHVWMTESNQLALYVYDMNQVQGVQPSGGALELRSDEPDWHEVLANLAEQPRERPTVRIVDRPDHSLEVLFGKVSATDMRRLHVALMADKRSGKRKEAASSLLEDPAFARPGKITPREEGIAFHAFMQRFQPPIGDDESSVRREIDRLVAQKQLDVETAKAVNVPQVSAFLQSPLGHRMQRGIRLFREQPFFHRIDVPVDDGKRTVPIVAQGVIDCLVEEDDGWVVIDYKTDHVDELGVESAAREYEAQVATYLEALRPLTEHKPVRAYLYFVRPNMAMEVRAMSLPDIFVELLRRHQAVLPNE